The genomic interval GCGGTGAAGGCGGCGGAAGCGACAGGCACTTCCTCCAGAACGGCGTGAAGACGCGGAACGGCCCGCCGGCGGAGGTCCGAACCGGCTCCGGCGGGAAAAGGACGCCGTCCTCGAACAGGCGCGCGTCGATGCCGTTCTCCCGGAGTGCCGCCACCGTCCTGCCGTCCCGGGAGACGAACGCCGGGTCGCGCACCCGGTTGGCGAACAGCGCGTCCGCGCCGGTTTCCTTCGCCAGGCCGATCAGCGCCGCCGCCGAGGGGCCGCGGCGCAGCACGAGGCGGCCGCCCCGGGCGGAAAGCGCCTCCGACAGGGAACGGAGGGCGCCATGGAGGAAGACTCGCGCCGCGCCGCCCGGGGCCGACTCCCCTTCCTCCTCCGGTGCGTGCACCCAGACCGCGACGACGGGCCCTCCCCGCGCAACCGCGGCGGCGAGCGCGGGGTTGTCCGAAAGGCGGAGATCCCGCCGCAGCCAGACGACGGTGGCGGGGGGCAAGGCGCCGGCCCCTACGGGGAGGCGAAGACCCCGGATACGATCTCCCGGGCCTCATCCTGGATCCTGCGGAGGTGTTCCTCCCCGAGGAAGCTTTCCGCGTAGATCTTGTAGACGTCCTCCGTGCCGGAGGGGCGGGCGGCGAACCAGCCGTTGGCGGCCACCACCTTCAGGCCGCCGATGGCCGCGCCGTTGCCGGGAGCGCTCGTGATCATCGCCTCGATCCGCTCCCCGGCGAGCGTCCCCGCCTTCACCCGGTCCGGCGAAAGCCGCGACAGCAGCGCCTTCTGCTCCCGGGTAGCCGGCGCGTCGATCCGCTCGTAGGCCGGGGCGCCGAACGTCTCCGTCAGCTCCCGGTACAGCTCGCCTGGATCGCGCCCGGTCACCGCCGTCATCTCGGCCGCGAGCAGCCCCAGGAGCAGCCCGTCCTTGTCCGTGCTCCAGGCGGTGCCGTCTTTTTTAAGGAACGACGCCCCCGCGCTCTCCTCCCCCCCGAACCCGAGGGAGCCGTCCAGCAGCCCCGGCACGAACCACTTGAAGCCGACGGGGACTTCGACCAGCCTCCGCCCGAGGCGCGCCGCCACGCGGTCGATCATCCCGCTGCTCACCACGGTCTTCCCGACCCCCGCATCCGCGCGCCATCCCGTCCGCCGCCGGAAAAGGTAGTCGATCGCCGCGGACAGGTAATGGTTCGGATTGAGGAGCCCCGCGCTCCGGGTCACGATCCCGTGCCGGTCGGCGTCCGTGTCGTTCCCGAAGGCGATGTCGAACCGCTCCTTCATCCCGATCAGCCCCGCCATCGCGTGGGGCGACGAGCAGTCCATCCGGATCCGGCCGTCCCAGTCGCGCGCCATGAACCGGAACGTGGGGTCCACGCCGCCGTTGACCACCTCGAGATTCAGCCCGTACCGCGCCGCCACCGGCTCCCAGTAGGCTGCCGCGGCCCCTCCCAGCGCGTCGGCGCCGATGCGCAGCCCCGACGCCCGGACGGCATCCATGTCGAGCGCTTCCGCCAGACCTTCCGCATAAGCGCCGGCGAAATCGTAACGCCGCACGGTCGAAGCTTTCCGCGCGCGCTCGTACGGGATCCGCTTCACGTCGCGCAAGCCCTCCGCGAGGATCCGGTTGGCGCGCTCCTCGATCGCCCGCGTGACGTCCGCGTCCGCCGGCCCGCCGTGGGGCGGGTTGTACTTGAACCCTCCGTCCTCGGGAGGGTTGTGCGACGGGGTGATCACGATGCCGTCCGCCGGCCCTTCCCGCCGGCCGCGGTTATGGGACAGGATCGCAAGGGAAATGGCGGGCGTGGGGGTGTACCCTTCGTCCCGGTCGATCATCGCGGCGACGCCGTTACCCGCGAGGACCTCGAGCGCGGAGCGGAACGCCGGCTCCGAGAGGGCGTGGGTGTCCTTCCCGAGGAAGAGCGGCCCGGAGACCCCCGCGGCCGCCCGCCGGTCGCAGATCGCCTGCGTTACGGCAAGGATGTGGTCTTCGTTGAAGGAAAGGGAGAGCGACGTCCCCCGGTGCCCCGAGGTGCCGAAGGCCACGCGCTGCGACGGCTCCGACGGGTCGGGCTTCCCGGTATAGTACGATGCGACGAGTCCCGGAAGATCGGCGATGGCCGCCTTCATGCCCGCTCCCTCCTGCTGCGAAAGATTCCGGATATGCCGATTCCCTTTATGGTATCCTGTTAAGACGTACGTCGCTATCGATATCCGACGCTTCGACGTGTCCCCTGTAGTTCCGTGTCATAATAATCAATTCGACCGGAACCGAACGTTTTTTAAGGAAGGCGCCCATGAGCCGAAATGAGCATCCATTCCGAATGAACGCCGCAGGCGTCCCGAAACCGATCGGCCTGTACGACCCGCGGAACGACCACGACAGTTGCGGCGTCGGGTTCGTCGCGAGGATCGACGGCGTCTCCATGCACTCCGTGGTCCGGCAGGGGATCCAGGTGCTCGTCAACCTGGAGCACCGGGGAGCGTTGGGAGGAGACAAGGCCACCGGCGACGGGTCCGGCATCATGGTCGCCGTCCCCGACACCTTCTTCCGGCAGGTGTGCCCCGGGGACGGTCTCTACCTCCCCCCGGCCGGGGAGTACGCCGCGGGAACGGTCTTCCTTCCGACCGACGATGCGCTTGCGGGCAGATGCGCGAAAGCGTTCGAACGGGTTGCCGAAAGCGAAGGATGCCCGGTCCTCGGCTGGCGCGACGTACCGGTGGACCCGTCCGTTCTCGGCGATCTCTCCCGCTCCACCCGGCCGAAGATCCGCCAGATCTTCCTCGCCCGCGGAAAGCACGAGGAGGACGCCTTCGAGCGGAAGCTGTACGTGATCCGCCGGCTCGTGGAAAAGGAAACGGCCTCCTGGAACGACGCGGATACGAGCCAGTTCTACATTCCCAGCCTGTCCGCCCGGACGATCGTTTACAAGGGGCTGCTCACCGGGACGCAGCTCTCCCAGTTCTACCCCGATCTCGGGAACGAGCATTTCATCAGTCCGTTTGCCGTGGTGCACCAGAGATACAGCACGAACACCCTCCCCACCTGGCATCTGGCCCATCCGTTCCGGATCGCCGCGCACAACGGGGAGATCAACACCCTGCGGGGGAACATCAACCGGATGCGCGCCAGGGAGGCGACCCTTTCCTCCCCGCTGTTCGGCGACGACCTCCGGAAGCTCTTTCCCGTGATCAACGAGTCGGGGAGCGATTCCGCCATCTTCGACAACGTCCTCGAGCTGCTCGTCATGGCGGGGCGCTCGCTGCCCCACGCCATGATGATGATGATCCCGGAGGCATGGGGCCCGAAGTACCGCATGAGCGAAGACAAGCGGGCGTTCTACGAGTACCATTCCACGCTGATGGAGCCGTGGGACGGCCCGGCGGCGATGGTGTTCTGCGACGGGCGCTACCTCGGCGCGACGCTCGACCGCAACGGCCTGCGCCCCGCGCGGTACACGATCAGCCGGGACGGCGTGATCGTCCTGGCCTCCGAGACCGGCGTGATCGACTTCCCGCCCGACCGGATCCTCCGCCGCGGCCGGCTGCAGCCAGGGAAGATGCTCCTGCTCGACATGAAGCAGCGCCGGATCGTCCCCGACCAGGAGATCAAGGCGACGATCTCCCGCCGGAAGCCGTACCGGAACTGGGTCAAGGAGAACAAGATCGAGCTGCGGGGGCTGTTCGTCCCGCCCGAGATCCCGCCCGAGGACCCGGAGGAGCTCCTCCGCAAGCAGCACGCCTTCGGCTATACCGACGAGGAGATCAAGCTCATCGTCTCCGCGATGGCGTCCCAGGGGCAGGAGCCGGTCGGCTCCATGGGGGACGACGCCGCCCTGGCGGTGCTCTCCAACCGCCCCCAGACGCTGTTCAACTATTTCAAGCAGCTCTTCGCCCAGGTGACGAACCCGCCCATCGACCCGCTGCGCGAGGAGCTGGTGATGTCGCTTACGGGCTACCTCGGGCGGGAGCAGAACCTTCTCGACGAGACGCCGAAGCATTGCCGGATGCTGCGGCTCAAGCAGCCGATCCTGACCCCCGAGGACATGCACACGCTGCGCAACTCGACCAACCCGGACCTCCTCGCCTGCGATCTCGACGCGACCTTCCCGGCGGACGGGGACGGGAAATCGCTCGAAACGGCGCTCACGCGGATCTTCGTCCAGGCCGACAAGGCGATCCGCGACGGCGCCACCGCCCTCATCCTCACCGACCGGCTCATGGGCGCGTCGCGCGCGCCGATCCCCTCGCTGCTGGCCGTCGCCGGGCTGCACCACCACCTGATCCGGCGGGGCTTGAGGACGCAGGCGGCGATCCTCGTCGAGAGCGGCGAGCCGCGCGAGGTCATGAACTTCGCGCTGCTCCTCGGGTACGGCGCCAACGCGATCTGCCCGCACACGGTCCTCTCGACGATCCGCGAGCTCGCGGAGTCCGGCATGCTGGAAAATCCCGTGACGCCGGGCGTGGCGGTGGACCGGTACATCACCGCGGTGAAGAAGGGGCTCCTGAAGACCTTCAGCCGCATGGGAATCTCGACGCTGCGCAGCTTCCTGGGCGCGCAGATCTTCGAGGCCGTGGGGCTGGGAAGCGCCCTGGTCGACAGCTACTTCACCCACACCGCGTCGCGCATCGGCGGCATCGGGCTGTCCGAGATCGCGGCGGAGACCGTCGCGCGCCACCGGCGCGGCTACCCGGAGGACGGGCGGTGGACGCAGCGCGAGAAGATGCTCGACGTGGGCGGAGTCTACAAGCTCCGCGTCGACGGCGAGAAGCACCTCTGGACGCCCGAGTCGATCTACCTGCTCCAGGCCGCGACGCGGCTCGACGACTACGGGATGTTCAAGCAGTACGAGGAGAAGATCGACGACCAGGCCAAGGCGCACGCAACCCTGCGCTCCCTGTTCCGCTTCCGGAAGGGGACCCCTGTCCCCATCGACGAGGTGGAGCCGGTCGAGAAGATCATGTCCCGCTTCCTGACCGCAGCGATGTCCTTCGGGTCGATCGGCAAGGAGACCCACGAGACGATCGCGATCGCGATGAACCGGATCGGCGGCCGGAGCAACTCGGGCGAGGGCGGCGAGGACCCGGCGCGGTACGCGCCGCTGCCCAACGGGGACAGCCTCCGCTCGAAGATCAAGCAGGTGGCCTCCGGCCGGTTCGGCGTGACCACCGAGTACCTGGTGAACGCGGACGAGCTGCAGATCAAGATGGCGCAGGGCGCCAAGCCGGGCGAGGGAGGGCAGCTCCCCGGCCACAAGGTCAGCCCTGACATCGCGCGGATCCGGCACACGACGCCGTACGTGACGCTGATCTCGCCGCCGCCGCACCACGACATCTACTCGATCGAGGACCTGGCGCAGCTCATCCACGACCTGAAGACGGTCAACCCGCGGGCCGACGTCTCGGTCAAGCTCGTCTCCGAGGTCGGCGTGGGCACGATCGCCGCGGGCGTCGCCAAGGCGAAGGCCGACCTTGTGCTGATCTCGGGTCACGACGGCGGGACCGGCGCTTCGCCGCTCACCTCGATCAAGCACACGGGGCTGCCGTGGGAACTCGGGCTGGCGGAGACGCAGCACGCGCTCATCTTCAACCGCCTGCGGGACCGGATCCGGGTACAGGTCGACGGACAGCTCAAGACCGGCCGGGACCTGGCCATCGCCGCCCAGATGGGCGCCGAGGAATTCGGGTTCGGGACCACGGTCCTCGTGACGCTCGGGTGCGTCATGATGCGGAAATGCCACCTCAACACCTGCCCCGTGGGCGTGGCCACCCAGGACCCCGTGCTGCGGGCGCGCTTCCGGGGATCGGCCGACTACGTCGTCCGGTTCTTCCGGTTCATCGCGCAGGACCTGCGCGAGCACATG from Thermodesulfobacteriota bacterium carries:
- the pgm gene encoding phosphoglucomutase (alpha-D-glucose-1,6-bisphosphate-dependent): MKAAIADLPGLVASYYTGKPDPSEPSQRVAFGTSGHRGTSLSLSFNEDHILAVTQAICDRRAAAGVSGPLFLGKDTHALSEPAFRSALEVLAGNGVAAMIDRDEGYTPTPAISLAILSHNRGRREGPADGIVITPSHNPPEDGGFKYNPPHGGPADADVTRAIEERANRILAEGLRDVKRIPYERARKASTVRRYDFAGAYAEGLAEALDMDAVRASGLRIGADALGGAAAAYWEPVAARYGLNLEVVNGGVDPTFRFMARDWDGRIRMDCSSPHAMAGLIGMKERFDIAFGNDTDADRHGIVTRSAGLLNPNHYLSAAIDYLFRRRTGWRADAGVGKTVVSSGMIDRVAARLGRRLVEVPVGFKWFVPGLLDGSLGFGGEESAGASFLKKDGTAWSTDKDGLLLGLLAAEMTAVTGRDPGELYRELTETFGAPAYERIDAPATREQKALLSRLSPDRVKAGTLAGERIEAMITSAPGNGAAIGGLKVVAANGWFAARPSGTEDVYKIYAESFLGEEHLRRIQDEAREIVSGVFASP
- the gltB gene encoding glutamate synthase large subunit is translated as MSRNEHPFRMNAAGVPKPIGLYDPRNDHDSCGVGFVARIDGVSMHSVVRQGIQVLVNLEHRGALGGDKATGDGSGIMVAVPDTFFRQVCPGDGLYLPPAGEYAAGTVFLPTDDALAGRCAKAFERVAESEGCPVLGWRDVPVDPSVLGDLSRSTRPKIRQIFLARGKHEEDAFERKLYVIRRLVEKETASWNDADTSQFYIPSLSARTIVYKGLLTGTQLSQFYPDLGNEHFISPFAVVHQRYSTNTLPTWHLAHPFRIAAHNGEINTLRGNINRMRAREATLSSPLFGDDLRKLFPVINESGSDSAIFDNVLELLVMAGRSLPHAMMMMIPEAWGPKYRMSEDKRAFYEYHSTLMEPWDGPAAMVFCDGRYLGATLDRNGLRPARYTISRDGVIVLASETGVIDFPPDRILRRGRLQPGKMLLLDMKQRRIVPDQEIKATISRRKPYRNWVKENKIELRGLFVPPEIPPEDPEELLRKQHAFGYTDEEIKLIVSAMASQGQEPVGSMGDDAALAVLSNRPQTLFNYFKQLFAQVTNPPIDPLREELVMSLTGYLGREQNLLDETPKHCRMLRLKQPILTPEDMHTLRNSTNPDLLACDLDATFPADGDGKSLETALTRIFVQADKAIRDGATALILTDRLMGASRAPIPSLLAVAGLHHHLIRRGLRTQAAILVESGEPREVMNFALLLGYGANAICPHTVLSTIRELAESGMLENPVTPGVAVDRYITAVKKGLLKTFSRMGISTLRSFLGAQIFEAVGLGSALVDSYFTHTASRIGGIGLSEIAAETVARHRRGYPEDGRWTQREKMLDVGGVYKLRVDGEKHLWTPESIYLLQAATRLDDYGMFKQYEEKIDDQAKAHATLRSLFRFRKGTPVPIDEVEPVEKIMSRFLTAAMSFGSIGKETHETIAIAMNRIGGRSNSGEGGEDPARYAPLPNGDSLRSKIKQVASGRFGVTTEYLVNADELQIKMAQGAKPGEGGQLPGHKVSPDIARIRHTTPYVTLISPPPHHDIYSIEDLAQLIHDLKTVNPRADVSVKLVSEVGVGTIAAGVAKAKADLVLISGHDGGTGASPLTSIKHTGLPWELGLAETQHALIFNRLRDRIRVQVDGQLKTGRDLAIAAQMGAEEFGFGTTVLVTLGCVMMRKCHLNTCPVGVATQDPVLRARFRGSADYVVRFFRFIAQDLREHMAGLGFRTLDEMVGRVDMLEVETAVDHWKAKGLDFSAVLLPADDGRNSPRHRVRRQEREAGQGLEEEIREAAKPALERKERVVVQLPVRNVNRTVGASLSGEIVRRHGAKGLPDDTIHLDFHGSAGQSFGAFLAPGVTLHVRGDANDYLGKGMSGGRIIVSPPDGALFPPQENVIAGNVALYGATGGELYLHGVAGERFAVRNSGAKAVVEGVGDHGCEYMTGGVVVVLGATGVNFAAGMSGGLAYVYDESELFDTRCNLDMVDVETVWREEDVRQLRAMIESHHRYTGSRHAAEILENWDSRLPLFVKIMPIEYRKSLERMRLEEDLDTESVSATEEVYNG